One Carassius auratus strain Wakin chromosome 4, ASM336829v1, whole genome shotgun sequence DNA segment encodes these proteins:
- the LOC113064054 gene encoding DNA helicase B-like — translation MARSIVSEQTITGYILANKEDDDVENEDEEEEIQTEFLDMKEVKSVSSGGKVFKFSVPASKEVSFMANNEIEPYKVKGRFHLCDPWWEVTCTVRRVNKHKFSTIPSSYPSYSVRTNLSSDSEDHSLVPLFLKACGAKPGFVTEFMKFLSKNVVELINVLDVLQDFEDSALNHKAAAQELKSNLKNSVAWTHVIVARKYPQIMKYLPTLLPGQFMDIISNGKMKNSRDTTEETPEQQTNTHVLEKLEQLIKTDVWKLGFHYIMFREFHMIRCEAKLEAFKVCNLLSRMTGEQRNGLELYAKLKDYCRDTGSTYIEQNMLLEKMQQWKIEDAGFSFLHKHDVLKLENNKVALHNFFSYEKGIAECLRALIEGEPWVIDLNVRKVLQRAHDDLNHSAKELDEDQVRAAEMMCTNPVTVISGKGGCGKTTLVSLVFKMAMEKQTRNSDSDEKPPIEVLLTAPTGRATSVLTKRTGCTAYTLHQVLWSFMNRKKQENGNLQEWKFSKVRVLVVDEGSLVSVQMLHSVLSMLTKHAELQKFIFLGDVRQLPSIEPGNTLYDLFEGFRKVRWAIEMRTNHRSESELIVRNAGLISEMGKKRRYNPVEFDATINMTTPSTVPSDKSFIFVQVSEKDDALQEALKFLLKEAPGLKDHKSSQIVAFMRRDCQLINELCCRHYSHHVTKTHENKIYFEVGDKVCCTKNGYISEADNDNMEEAHAHDIAGTSQDIPSTQRKNEQKQVKKERMCNGEIFFIKADVIDKDMGARCKTRRYLTLDDENGRVVTSNYSELQKECKLCHAWARTIHTFQGSEAETIVYVLGNTFVQNWQHVYTAVTRGQKRVYVVGRERDLARAIEKRITPRNTRLRGRVKEIVAQLNFEDSFTQSDCSPDSKRQRVN, via the exons ATGGCGCGAAGTATCGTGTCTGAACAAACCATAACTGGTTACATTCTAGCAAACAAGGAGGATGATGATGTAGAAAAcgaagatgaagaagaggaaaTACAGACAGAATTTTTGGACATGAAGGAGGTGAAGTCGGTATCATCTGGAGGAAAAGTGTTTAAGTTCTCCGTACCTGCTTCCAAAGAAG TGTCATTCATGGCTAATAATGAGATTGAGCCATACAAGGTTAAGGGCCGTTTTCACCTTTGTGATCCATGGTGGGAGGTAACCTGCACAGTTCGCCGTGTCAATAAGCACAAGTTTTCTACCATCCCCTCCAGCTATCCCTCCTACAGTGTCCGCACAAATCTGAGTTCAGACTCAGAGGACCATTCCCTTGTGCCTCTTTTTCTTAAAGCATGTGGTGCAAAACCTGGGTTTGTTACAGAGTTTATGAAATTTTTGTCCAAAAACGTGGTGGAGCTTATCAATGTGCTGGATGTCCTGCAGGATTTTGAAGATTCAGCACTAAATCATAAAGCTGCGGCTCAAGAGCTCAAGTCAAATCTCAAGAACTCAG TGGCTTGGACACATGTGATAGTTGCCAGAAAATACCCTCAAATCATGAAATACTTGCCAACATTGTTACCAGGCCAGTTTATGGACATAATAAGCAATGGAAAGATGAAAAACTCCCGGGATACCACTGAAGAAACTCCGGAGCAGCAGACTAACACGCACGTATTGGAAAAACTGGAGCAGTTGATAAAGACTGATGTTTGGAAGTTGGGCTTCCACTAT ATCATGTTTAGAGAATTCCATATGATCAGATGTGAAGCAAAGCTCGAAGCTTTCAAGGTTTGTAATTTGCTCAGCCGAATGACTGGGGAGCAGCGTAACGGCTTAGAATTGTATGCTAAACTCAAAGACTACTGCAGAGACACTGGCAGCACATACATTGAACAGAATATGCTGCTGGAGAAAATGCAACAGTGGAAAATTGAAGATGCAGGGTTCTCGTTCCTTCACAAGCATGATGTGCTGAAACTGGAGAACAACAAGGTGGCACTTCACAACTTCTTCAGCTATGAGAAAGGCATTGCTGAATGCTTGAGGGCCCTGATTGAGGGAGAACCCTGGGTGATCGACTTGAATGTGAGGAAGGTTCTTCAAAGAGCTCATGATGACTTAAATCACTCTGCTAAAGAGTTAGATGAGGATCAAGTGCGAGCAGCAGAAATGATGTGCACCAACCCGGTGACGGTGATCAGTGGGAAAGGAGGTTGTGGGAAGACCACATTGGTCTCCCTAGTGTTTAAGATGGCCATGGAGAAACAGACCAGAAACAGTGACAGTGATGAAAAGCCTCCTATTGAAGTTCTCCTCACTGCTCCTACAGGGAGAGCTACTTCAGTTCTTACTAAAAGAACCGGCTGCACTGCTTATACTTTGCACCAG GTTTTATGGAGCTTcatgaacagaaaaaaacaagaaaatggaAATCTTCAAGAATGGAAGTTCTCGAAGGTGCGGGTGCTGGTGGTCGACGAGGGGAGCTTGGTGTCTGTTCAGATGCTTCACTCTGTTCTCAGCATGCTTACCAAACACGCAGAACTCCAGAAGTTCATCTTCTTGG GAGATGTGAGACAGTTGCCCAGCATTGAACCTGGAAACACACTGTACGATCTGTTTGAAGGTTTCAGGAAGGTCCGGTGGGCTATTGAGATGCGGACCAACCATCGTTCTGAGTCTGAGCTCATCGTCAGAAACGCTGGACT tatctcagaaatgggaaaaaaaagacGTTACAATCCTGTGGAGTTTGATGCCACCATAAACATGACAACACCCTCCACAGTGCCATCtgacaaaagtttcatttttgtccAAGTCAGTGAGAAGGATGATG CGCTCCAGGAAGCCCTTAAATTCTTACTCAAGGAAGCTCCTGGTCTCAAAGATCATAAATCATCACAGATTGTGGCATTTATGAG GAGGGACTGTCAGTTGATCAATGAGCTTTGCTGCAGGCATTATTCACATCATGTTACAAA GactcatgaaaataaaatatactttgaaGTTGGGGATAAAGTATGCTGCACAAAAAATGGCTATATCTCAGAAGCAGATAATGACAACATGGAAGAAGCGCATGCACATGATATTGCTGGAACGTCCCAAGATATTCCAAGTACCCAAAGAAAAAATGAACAGAAGcaagtgaaaaaagaaagaatgtgCAATGGGGAAATTTTCTTCATTAAAGCG GATGTAATTGACAAGGATATGGGAGCAAGATGCAAAACAAGACGCTACTTGACCCTAGATGATGAAAACGGCCGTGTGGTGACTTCTAACTACAGTGAACTACAGAAAGAGTGTAAACTGTGCCATGCTTGGGCAAGAACCATTCACACCTTTCAG GGCTCGGAGGCTGAAACAATTGTGTACG